In Streptomyces liangshanensis, the DNA window ACTCCATGGCGGTCGTGAACGTGGCCGGTGCCACGCCCACCCTCACCGCCTGGTACTTCAGTGACTACTCGCTCAACAGCGGCATCGGGGACATCGACCTGGTTCCCGGCGGGTCCCAGGTCCTGGTCAACGGATACCTGAAGGACGCCTACGCGGACGGCAAGTTCACCGCGGCCGGCGCCTACCCCGCCGGCCAGCGGGCCGACGTCTCCCCCACCGGCCTGGTGGCCCAGTCCACCGGCACCAAGGTGGCCGTGCACCGCCCGAACGTCTCCGCGCCCGTGCGGACGTACACCGTGGGAACGTCCGGCGCGGCCGAGCTGGCCTGGGCACCGGACTCCTCGCGGATCTTCGCCCTGGTGGCGGCGAGCGGCCGGTACAGCCTCAAGGTGCTGACCAGCCCGACGGTCAACAACCCGACCCTGACCGTGAGCGCCCCGTCGAAGGCCACCCGCGCCAAGTCGCTCACCGTGACCGGCAAGCTGTCGGCGACGGTGGCGCTGCCGGCCAGTGTGTCCCTGCGGGTCACCCGGACCGACCTGGACAGCCCGGCCGGCAAGGCGCTGGCCTCCGTCAAGACGAAGTCGGACGGGAGCTTCTCGTTCAAGGACACCCCGCCGGCCGGCGGGAACGTCAAGTACACGGTCGCGTACGCCGGTGACGCCACGCACCTGGCGGCCTCGGGCTCCGACACCGTCGCGGTCTCCCGCGTCACCCCGAAGCTGACGCTGACCAACAACGGCAAGGTGTACGACTACGGCAAGAAGGTCGCGTTCACCGCGCACCTCGGCTCGACGTACAAGAACCGCACGGTCGAGATCTGGGCCGACCCGTTCGGCACCGACAAGCCGAACAAGCTCCTCAAGTCCGCCAAGGTCAACTCCGCGGGCAACGTGTCGGTCTCGATCAGCATGACCCGGGACGCCACGGTCAGCGCCGTGTTCAAGGGCGACGCCCGGTCCGCGCCGAAGACGGTCAAGTCCACCGCGGGCGCGCGGGTGAAGGTGTCGTCCACGCTGTCGAAGTACTACCGGACCGGCAAGATCGGCTCCACGACGTACTACTACTTCCACAAGAACACCGACGTCGTCGACACGACGACGATGACGTACTACAAGGGCCGCAAGCAGCGCCTGGAACTGGAGCTGTACTACCAGGGCCAGTGGTACGCGGGGGACTCCGAGTACTTCAACCTCGGCACGAGCGGCAAGTCGATCGTCAACCTGGGCCACCCCGGCGAGTCCGGCATCCGGGCGCGCGTGCGTTCCTCGTACGTCAACGCCAGCTCGGGGGACACCGTGAACTCGACGACGCACGGCGCCTGGAAGTACTTCCTCTTCACCAACTGACCGCCTCAGTCAGCCAGCACGGCGCAGGGCCCCCACCGTGAACGTGAACGGTGGGGGCCCTGCGCGTTCAGTCGCGTACCGGCGGGACCGCCAGCCCCAGCCGCCGGTCCTTCAGCGCCGGAAACTGCTCGCGCGTCACCGCCACCCGCGCCGGGTCGAACTCGACCGTCAGGACCTCCTCGCCGTCCCCCGCCTCGGCCAGCACCTCGCCCCACGGGTCCACGACCACGCTGTGCCCCGCCTGCTCCACGCCCGCGTGGGTCCCCGCGGTGCCGCAGGCCAGGACGTACGACTGGTTCTCCACCGCACGCGCCCGCGCCAGCAGCGACCAGTGCGCGCGCCGCCGCGCGGGCCAGCCGGCCGGGACGACGAGCAGGTGCGCGCCCGCGTCGACCAGGCCGCGGAACAGTTCGGGGAAGCGCAGGTCGTAACAGGTGGCGAGGCCGATCGTGGTTTCCGGCAGCGCCACGGTGACCAGTTCGCCGCCCGCGTCCATCAGCGTGGCCTCGCCCTTGTCGAAGCCGAAGCGGTGGATCTTGCGGTACGTACGGACCAGCTCGCCGGCGGGGGAGAGGACGAGCGAGGTGTTGTAGAGCCGCCGCGAGGGCCCGTCGCCGACCCGCTCCACGATCGACCCCGCGTGCAGCCAGACCCCCGCATCACGCGCCGCCGCCGACATCGCCCGGAACGTCGGGCCGTCCGGCGTTTCCGCCTCGGTGGCAAAAAGTTCGTACGCGAATGCCCCCATGGGCCACAGTTCCGGCAGCACCACGAGGTCCGCGCCGCGCTGTTCGCGTACCAGAGCCGCCACCCGCAGCCTGCGGGATTCGACCGATTCGTCCGGGTCTACTGCGATCTGGAGAAGAGAGGCGCGCACGGTACCACCGTCCTGGCATTCGAGCCGTCAACACGGGCCTACGATCGTCACACGAAAGCACTGCCGGGGTGCCATCGGGCAGCGTAACTTAGCGTCCTAGCCTCCCACGCAGCCCGCAGCCCGCAGCCCGCAAGCCAGCCCGCGTACCGCAGAACCGCCGAGGGGTCCCGTGACCGTCCATCCCAGCCTCCAGAACTACGCCGATGCCTGGACCCACTCCATCGATGCCATAGTCGAGCTGGTGCAGCCACTCGTCGAGGGCGAATGGAACTGGCGCACACCGTGCCCCGCGTGGTCCGTACGCGATGTCGTCTCGCATGTCATCGGCATGGAGTCCGAAATGCTCGGGGACCCGCGTCCGATCCACTCCCTGCCGCGTGATCTCTACCATGTGCAGAACGAGTACGCCCGGTACATGGAGATGCAGGTCGACGTACGGCGGCACCACACCGCGCCGGAGATGACGGCCGAGCTGGAGTACACGATCATCCGCCGCAACCGTCAGCTGCGGAACGAGACGCGCTCGCCCGACACGATGGTCCGCGCCCCTCTCGGCAAGGAGCAGACTCTCGAGACGGCCCTGCGCGGGCGGGCGTTCGACGTGTGGGTGCACGAGCAGGATCTCCGTACGACCCTGAACCGGCCGGGCAACCTCGACTCCCCCGGCGCCCACATCACGCGCGACCTGCTGCTGGAGGCGCTGCCGAAGGTCATAGCCAAGGACGCGGGCGCGCCGCCGAACTCCGCGGTCGTGATCGACGTGAACGGCCCGCTGGAGTTCCTGCGGACGGTCCGGGTGGACGCGGACGGCCGCGGCACGATCGACGGCTCCCCGTCGCTCGGCCCGCTGGTGACGCTGGCGCTGGACTGGGAGACGTACTACCGGCTGGCGTGCGGGCGGGTGCGGTACAACGCGGTGGCGGACCGCGTGAAGATCGACGGCGACCCGGAGATGGCGGCGGCGATCCTGCGCGAGTTCGCGATCACGCGCTAGCGGTCACCACTGCGGGC includes these proteins:
- a CDS encoding YncE family protein, encoding MRSMSIATSFAVLFSSAALSAAVAGSASAATVASVATPGGMAVDGALHRVFLGDSTAGKIVAADYSGALVDSVTGVRGVSDLAVSDDGSTLYAAVEATHEIVALDAATLDIKARYPVATDKGPRYVAFAAGKVWFTYGDQWDGNLGSVDPQAGRTTDPDPDPTTGTTPPPDTEPTTGTTPPPDTDPTTPPDTDPTAGTTTPPDTTPTTATTLAAAADPVTLGQFPQSGIGLWNPALLDTDPSQPGVLAVGQTGSSTDSMAVVNVAGATPTLTAWYFSDYSLNSGIGDIDLVPGGSQVLVNGYLKDAYADGKFTAAGAYPAGQRADVSPTGLVAQSTGTKVAVHRPNVSAPVRTYTVGTSGAAELAWAPDSSRIFALVAASGRYSLKVLTSPTVNNPTLTVSAPSKATRAKSLTVTGKLSATVALPASVSLRVTRTDLDSPAGKALASVKTKSDGSFSFKDTPPAGGNVKYTVAYAGDATHLAASGSDTVAVSRVTPKLTLTNNGKVYDYGKKVAFTAHLGSTYKNRTVEIWADPFGTDKPNKLLKSAKVNSAGNVSVSISMTRDATVSAVFKGDARSAPKTVKSTAGARVKVSSTLSKYYRTGKIGSTTYYYFHKNTDVVDTTTMTYYKGRKQRLELELYYQGQWYAGDSEYFNLGTSGKSIVNLGHPGESGIRARVRSSYVNASSGDTVNSTTHGAWKYFLFTN
- a CDS encoding carbon-nitrogen family hydrolase translates to MRASLLQIAVDPDESVESRRLRVAALVREQRGADLVVLPELWPMGAFAYELFATEAETPDGPTFRAMSAAARDAGVWLHAGSIVERVGDGPSRRLYNTSLVLSPAGELVRTYRKIHRFGFDKGEATLMDAGGELVTVALPETTIGLATCYDLRFPELFRGLVDAGAHLLVVPAGWPARRRAHWSLLARARAVENQSYVLACGTAGTHAGVEQAGHSVVVDPWGEVLAEAGDGEEVLTVEFDPARVAVTREQFPALKDRRLGLAVPPVRD
- a CDS encoding maleylpyruvate isomerase family mycothiol-dependent enzyme: MTVHPSLQNYADAWTHSIDAIVELVQPLVEGEWNWRTPCPAWSVRDVVSHVIGMESEMLGDPRPIHSLPRDLYHVQNEYARYMEMQVDVRRHHTAPEMTAELEYTIIRRNRQLRNETRSPDTMVRAPLGKEQTLETALRGRAFDVWVHEQDLRTTLNRPGNLDSPGAHITRDLLLEALPKVIAKDAGAPPNSAVVIDVNGPLEFLRTVRVDADGRGTIDGSPSLGPLVTLALDWETYYRLACGRVRYNAVADRVKIDGDPEMAAAILREFAITR